The following are encoded together in the Culex pipiens pallens isolate TS chromosome 1, TS_CPP_V2, whole genome shotgun sequence genome:
- the LOC120417071 gene encoding zinc finger protein 420-like: protein MLLRHVIPTNNDVEEIYIVKQEDEQTDPAGNPLAGGPGPSRSGLHPTALLENEDVEIKDEPLSVQGSEEEDEKYDPPVPLLHALPVEVRLVEDLPKKLEAAIKKEKEVEEQQQQTRKSPVEPVKAVKHSVKQERDSSSDGDWGQDDFEPLAKEVVVKRKRGRPPKKKVEVKKEKSAGSDSDMDADDVDDDDYRPPAGSPVKKERKRGRKKKIKTEPDGFDSDASNVEETEIVKCFICVIDLKEADLLDKHLRQKHKHMLPFSCVTCVGRRVTRLKDLNLHFQQHDETRKYKCLYCAARFPSPQGQSSHMRRMHSEKYNTDMDRYRRFMCRFCDKKFTKKHDLEIHEKRHIAEESNDPAVMRRALKCYICNKFVGKNRDDLNTHVATHEDWLPYHCEKCDNKKICTVRILCEHLRQHQEGLAVKCVYCDERFVSLGECQAHERTHAAEKEAHEIEDAKMIAEMTGNSVVVVDGVKRFQCGKCDRSYALSSSLRKHQGVHAKGNAFVCSKCGRAFMKASSLALHESRNHLEGGSFTCEGCGKVFPTIGHLLDHRTRTQHFAGKPFICEGCTTTFVLQEELTEHQKTCTETEANRACFCGLCANNFPSLAIAMEHVKSEHEPEIPETKCRYCDLTFRDSERIVEHEFKHTLPGIMTCKMCNRIFKHLKNLQCHMKNHGKVAIPFMCDICGKTFTQKGTLTIHTRLHTGERPYTCVLCQKGFVDKNEMRRHYNMHFNPQSKLYIPNAQQIAAPVDVGAQGKKYKQYTCKICGRQLTTSTALAKHITTHTGEKKYQCEFCDKRFAQGGQLTVHRRIHTGERPFACEKCGQRFVGGSNYKRHVKQGMCKALTAGAIPSGEGGTANMHPQQQQQQLEHPYLGGAEVIGSSELRIYPDEKEMH from the exons ATGCTTCTGCG GCACGTCATCCCGACCAACAACGATGTGGAGGAAATTTACATCGTCAAGCAGGAAGATGAGCAGACCGATCCGGCTGGCAACCCGCTGGCGGGCGGACCAGGGCCTAGTCGGTCCGGGTTGCATCCGACGGCGCTGCTCGAGAACGAGGACGTTGAAATCAAGGACGAACCGCTGAGCGTGCAGGGTAGCGAGGAGGAAGATGAAAAGTACGATCCCCCGGTTCCGCTGCTGCATGCCCTTCCGGTCGAGGTGCGGCTGGTTGAAGATTTGCCGAAAAAGTTGGAGGCTGCGATCAAAAAGGAGAAGGAAGtggaggagcagcagcagcaaacgaGGAAGTCTCCGGTGGAACCGGTAAAAGCGGTCAAGCATAGTGTGAAGCAGGAGAGGGACTCCAGCTCGGACGGTGACTGGGGACAGGATGACTTTGAGCCACTGGCTAAGGAGGTGGTGGTCAAGAGGAAGCGTGGCCGGCCACCGAAGAAAAAGGTTGAGGTAAAGAAGGAAAAGTCAGCTGGTTCTGATAGCGATATGGACGCGGACGATGTGGATGATGACGATTATAGACCTCCAGCGGGTAGTCCGGTCAAGAAGGAGCGCAAACGAGGTCGCAAGAAAAAGATCAAGACGGAACCGGATGGGTTCGATAGCGATGCTTCCAACGTGGAGGAAACGGAAATAGTCAAATGCTTCATTTGCGTGATTGACCTGAAGGAGGCCGATCTGCTGGACAAACATTTGCGCCAAAAGCACAAGCACATGCTTCCGTTTAGCTGCGTTACGTGCGTGGGACGTAGGGTAACACGGTTGAAGGATTTGAACTTGCACTTTCAGCAGCATGACGAGACTAGGAAGTATAAGTGTCTCTATTGTGCGGCGCGGTTCCCATCGCCACAGGGACAGAGCAGCCACATGCGTCGGATGCACAGCGAGAAGTACAACACCGATATGGATCGCTATCGGCGGTTCATGTGCCGCTTTTGCGATAAAAAGTTCACCAAGAAACACGACTTGGAAATTCACGAGAAGCGTCACATCGCGGAGGAGTCGAACGATCCGGCAGTTATGCGACGAGCTCTGAAGTGTTacatttgcaacaaatttgtgGGGAAGAATCGAGATGATCTGAACACACACGTCGCTACGCACGAAGACTGGCTTCCGTATCACTGCGAAAAGTGTGACAACAAAAAGATTTGCACCGTTCGAATACTTTGCGAGCACCTGCGGCAGCACCAGGAGGGACTGGCGGTTAAATGCGTTTACTGCGATGAACGGTTCGTCAGTTTGGGCGAATGTCAGGCTCACGAGCGGACTCACGCGGCGGAGAAGGAAGCGCACGAAATTGAGGACGCGAAAATGATCGCGGAAATGACCGGAAACAGCGTCGTTGTGGTGGATGGCGTCAAACGGTTCCAGTGCGGCAAGTGTGACCGGTCGTACGCGTTGTCCAGCAGTCTGCGGAAGCATCAGGGTGTCCATGCCAAGGGAAATGCGTTCGTTTGTTCAAAATGTGGCCGAGCGTTCATGAAGGCTTCGTCGTTGGCATTGCACGAGAGTCGTAACCACCTGGAAGGAGGCAGTTTCACGTGCGAAGGTTGTGGTAAAGTTTTCCCGACAATTGGACACCTGCTGGATCACCGAACCCGAACTCAGCACTTTGCCGGAAAGCCGTTCATTTGCGAGGGTTGTACGACCACGTTCGTGCTGCAGGAAGAGCTGACGGAGCACCAGAAGACGTGCACCGAAACGGAAGCGAATCGAGCGTGCTTCTGCGGTCTCTGCGCCAACAATTTCCCCTCTCTGGCGATTGCGATGGAACACGTCAAAAGCGAACACGAGCCGGAAATTCCGGAAACCAAGTGCAGATATTGCGATCTGACCTTCAGGGACTCGGAGCGAATTGTGGAGCACGAATTCAAGCACACTCTGCCGGGAATTATGACCTGCAAGATGTGCAACCGGATCTTTAAGCACTTGAAGAATTTGCAGTGCCACATGAAGAACCATGGCAAGGTGGCGATTCCGTTCATGTGCGATATCTGCGGCAAAACGTTCACCCAGAAGGGCACGCTCACTATTCATACGCGTCTTCATACGG GCGAGCGTCCGTATACCTGCGTACTGTGCCAGAAGGGATTCGTCGACAAGAACGAGATGAGAAGACACTACAATATGCATTTCAATCCACAG AGCAAGCTGTACATTCCGAACGCGCAGCAGATCGCCGCCCCGGTGGACGTCGGAGCGCAGGGCAAAAAGTACAAACAGTACACGTGCAAGATCTGCGGCCGCCAGCTGACGACGTCGACGGCGCTGGCCAAGCACATCACAACGCATACGG GTGAAAAGAAATATCAATGCGAATTCTGTGACAAACGCTTTGCCCAAGGAGGGCAATTGACGG TACATCGACGAATCCACACCGGCGAGCGTCCGTTTGCGTGCGAGAAATGTGGCCAGCGGTTCGTAGGAGGCAGCAATTACAAGCGTCACGTCAAGCAGGGCATGTGTAAGGCGCTAACTGCTGGAGCGATCCCTTCCGGTGAAGGCGGAACAGCGAACATGCACccacagcaacagcagcagcagctggagcACCCGTATCTCGGCGGTGCCGAGGTGATTGGAAGTTCGGAACTACGGATCTACCCCGACGAAAAGGAAATGCACTAG
- the LOC120417075 gene encoding zinc finger protein 117-like, which translates to MFRQVLPETNGIEQIFIIKSEPVKEEEANDGSDPMVPEDVDQIKPEPDIDKEDDAKIENPSKDEPAEAPNFGVLDVIVKQEPEEDETSESGEDDVKSNFDTNDKREVDDDNKKKSNRNASKRQATKRKRRRKAVEDKSDSNEERFICKLCGKELSTQFNLERHAKGHERDKGKLEVIKRFVCHYCPNKFSTLFNLQRHEESHESKIPIALQVHKKKEFFCYVCGHDYETKDRIHEHLYTHADLLPYTCKECDKSVNIKSVRVLNQHLELHKETQTGSIKCLYCPARFHSLKGCQIHERVHIDGSVIAEAELRAQHESNKLNVKVIVVDGLRRYACDYCEKSYTLLATLRKHTNSHTLDKIYPCQRCGKTFDRASSLTLHEKVHSDFAPYKCETCGKGFKATIRLIQHRRIHTGERPFVCHCGMAFRKKFVLKVHEKNCVLPDSSNGCICRFCQMILSGYADLIKHVTELHTQGLSETRCQFCSAKFKNAIPLVIHEYRHQLPNVIKCETCNRIFKNEAHLKKHKRVHMNEPESFMCETCGKTFGRSVCLRNHKSIHTGKRKHKCDLCSKSFLVLRNMRRHRDSHFKIKSKYFIPSLRGSQRVAIGSVESPVKVNCSQPVSHSE; encoded by the exons atgtttaggcaAGTGCTTCCGGAAACGAATGGCATTGAACAGATATTCATAATTAAATCGGAACCAGTGAAAGAGGAGGAGGCCAACGATGGATCTGATCCCATGGTACCGGAGGACGttgatcaaatcaaaccagagCCGGATATTGATAAAGAAGATGATGCCAAAATCGAAAATCCGAGCAAGGATGAGCCAGCCGAAGCACCAAACTTTGGAGTTCTGGATGTCATTGTGAAGCAGGAACCGGAAGAAGATGAAACATCCGAATCGGGAGAAGACGACGTAAAGTCGAATTTTGATACGAATGATAAACGTGAAGTTGATGATGATAACAAGAAAAAGTCCAATAGGAATGCATCCAAAAGACAGGCCACAAAACGAAAACGAAGAAGGAAAGCGGTTGAGGATAAATCCGATAGCAATGAAGAACGATTCATTTGTAAACTTTGCGGGAAAGAGCTGTCCACTCAGTTCAATTTAGAACGTCACGCCAAAGGCCATGAGAGAGACAAGGGAAAGTTGGAAGTTATCAAACGGTTTGTTTGTCATTATTGTCCAAATAAGTTTTCCACTCTGTTCAATCTTCAACGTCACGAGGAAAGCCATGAATCTAAGATTCCCATTGCGCTGCAAGTTCACAAAAAGAAAGAGTTTTTCTGCTACGTATGTGGGCATGACTACGAAACCAAGGACAGAATCCACGAACATCTCTACACCCACGCTGATCTTTTGCCGTACACGTGCAAAGAATGCGATAAATCCGTCAATATCAAATCAGTTCGAGTCCTAAATCAACACTTGGAGTTGCACAAGGAAACTCAAACGGGCAGCATCAAATGTTTGTACTGTCCGGCTCGATTTCATTCACTCAAAGGATGCCAAATCCACGAACGAGTCCACATCGATGGAAGTGTCATAGCGGAGGCGGAACTGCGTGCCCAACACGAAAGCAACAAACTGAACGTGAAAGTCATCGTCGTAGACGGATTGAGACGATATGCTTGTGATTATTGCGAAAAATCGTACACACTTTTGGCCACGTTACGGAAGCACACGAATTCGCACACTCTGGATAAGATTTATCCTTGCCAGAGGTGTGGGAAAACGTTTGATCGAGCTTCTTCGCTAACTCTGCACGAGAAGGTCCACTCGGATTTTGCCCCGTACAAGTGCGAAACGTGTGGCAAGGGGTTCAAAGCTACGATACGATTGATTCAACATCG ACGGATTCACACTGGCGAAAGACCGTTCGTGTGCCACTGTGGCATGGCATTCCGGAAGAAGTTCGTCCTGAAGGTACACGAAAAGAACTGTGTGCTTCCGGATAGCTCAAACGGTTGCATTTGTCGTTTCTGTCAAATGATCTTATCAGGTTATGCAGATTTAATAAAGCATGTTACAGAG CTTCACACTCAAGGACTGTCGGAAACAAGATGTCAGTTCTGTTCGGCCAAGTTCAAAAATGCCATACCGCTGGTCATTCACGAGTATCGGCACCAGCTGCCGAATGTTATCAAATGTGAAACGTGCAATCGAATCTTCAAGAACGAAGCACATCTGAAAAAGCACAAAAGG GTCCACATGAACGAGCCGGAATCGTTCATGTGCGAAACTTGCGGAAAGACGTTCGGTCGTTCGGTTTGCTTGCGAAACCACAAGTCAATTCATACCGGAAAGCGCAAACATAAATGTGATCTATGCTCGAAGAGTTTCCTTGTGCTGCGAAACATGCGACGCCATCGTGACAGTCACTTTAAAATCaaaagtaaatattttattCCATCTTTGAGAGGTTCGCAGAGAGTAGCAATTGGATCAGTTGAGTCGCCAGTAAAGGTTAATTGCAGTCAACCAGTGTCACACAGTGAATAA